The Geotalea uraniireducens Rf4 genome window below encodes:
- a CDS encoding phosphoenolpyruvate carboxykinase produces the protein MKLNDVTRGTGLEEHGIINANLIYWTPPTAVLYEQIVERGEGLVSHLGALAVKTGHYTGRAANEKFIVDEPTSRDHINWGKVNRPFDPEKFDSLYKRMTAYMHGKDLFIQDCFAGASPKHRLPIRVIAEKAWHSLFARNMFVKATAAELENHKPRFTVIDMPNFHAVPQIDGTNSETFIIINFAKRLVIIGGTSYAGEIKKSIFTVLNYLLPHHSKVMSMHCSANTGEKGDVAVFFGLSGTGKTTLSAAPNRSLIGDDEHGWDDDGVFNFEGGCYAKIINLSKESEPEIYETTRKFGTILENVAIDTISRRIDLNDDSFTENTRASYPITHIPNIVPSGMGGHPTNVIMLTCDAFGVLPPIARLTPEQAMYHFLSGYTAKVAGTEAGITEPQATFSTCFGAPFMALHPSVYAELLKAKIARHKVNCWLVNTGWSGGAYGVGSRMKIGYSRALVNAALDGTLAAGQFEKDSVFGLDIPRACPGVPGEVLNPRNVWADKAAYDATAKDLVEMFRKNFEQFKANVSQEVACVL, from the coding sequence ATGAAACTAAACGATGTTACCCGTGGTACAGGGCTCGAAGAGCATGGCATCATCAATGCAAACCTTATCTACTGGACACCGCCGACAGCCGTGCTCTATGAGCAGATCGTCGAGCGCGGAGAGGGGCTTGTTTCGCATTTGGGAGCGTTGGCGGTGAAGACCGGCCACTACACCGGCCGTGCGGCAAACGAGAAGTTCATAGTCGATGAACCGACCAGCCGCGACCACATCAACTGGGGCAAGGTCAACCGTCCTTTCGATCCTGAAAAATTCGACTCCCTTTATAAAAGAATGACGGCCTACATGCACGGCAAGGACTTGTTCATACAGGACTGCTTTGCCGGCGCCAGCCCGAAGCACCGTCTTCCGATCCGCGTCATCGCTGAAAAAGCATGGCATTCCCTGTTTGCCAGAAACATGTTCGTCAAGGCGACTGCAGCAGAGCTGGAAAATCACAAGCCCCGGTTCACCGTCATCGACATGCCGAACTTTCACGCAGTTCCCCAAATCGACGGCACCAACTCCGAAACCTTCATCATCATCAACTTCGCCAAGAGGCTGGTAATCATCGGCGGCACCAGCTATGCCGGGGAAATCAAAAAATCCATCTTCACCGTGCTCAACTACCTGCTCCCCCATCACAGCAAGGTCATGTCCATGCACTGCTCCGCCAACACCGGAGAAAAAGGCGACGTGGCGGTTTTCTTCGGCCTTTCCGGCACCGGCAAGACAACGCTATCCGCTGCACCGAACCGCTCCCTCATCGGCGACGACGAACACGGCTGGGATGACGACGGTGTCTTCAACTTCGAGGGTGGTTGCTATGCCAAGATCATCAACCTTTCGAAAGAATCCGAGCCGGAAATCTATGAGACCACGAGGAAATTCGGCACCATCCTGGAGAACGTCGCCATCGACACCATCTCCCGTCGCATCGACCTGAATGACGATTCCTTTACCGAGAATACCCGTGCATCCTATCCAATCACCCACATTCCGAACATCGTTCCTTCCGGCATGGGCGGGCATCCGACCAACGTCATCATGCTCACCTGCGATGCCTTCGGCGTGCTGCCTCCGATTGCGCGGCTTACGCCGGAGCAGGCCATGTATCATTTCCTTTCCGGCTACACCGCCAAGGTGGCGGGAACCGAGGCCGGCATTACCGAGCCACAGGCGACCTTCTCCACCTGTTTCGGCGCTCCGTTCATGGCCCTCCATCCGTCTGTCTATGCGGAATTGCTGAAAGCCAAAATTGCCCGGCACAAAGTGAACTGCTGGCTGGTCAACACCGGCTGGAGCGGTGGTGCCTACGGTGTTGGCAGCCGGATGAAGATCGGCTATTCGCGCGCACTCGTCAATGCCGCTCTCGATGGAACCCTGGCCGCCGGCCAGTTCGAAAAAGATTCCGTCTTCGGTCTCGATATCCCGAGGGCCTGCCCCGGAGTTCCGGGCGAAGTACTCAACCCGCGCAATGTCTGGGCGGATAAGGCTGCCTATGATGCAACAGCCAAGGATCTGGTGGAGATGTTCCGCAAGAACTTCGAGCAGTTTAAGGCAAACGTTTCCCAGGAAGTGGCCTGCGTGCTTTAA
- a CDS encoding hydrogenase small subunit yields the protein MGRKKGETRINSKEEYVGISEILEQKGISRRDFMKFCTAMSAALSLPATFAPQIARALDEVKRPTLVWLEFQDCAGNTEALLRSANPTVAELVLDVLSVDYHETIMAAAGHQAEDILAKVVKEQKGKYIAVVEGSIPLKDGGVYCCIGGRSALDIAREVCGNAFATIAVGSCAAFGGIPAAAPNPTGAVGVKDAVPAATVLNLPGCPLNADNLTATVVHYLTFNKLPAVDSLGRPLFAYGKRIHDACERRPHFDAGQYVEAWGDAGHRNGFCLYKMGCKGPATWHNCPIQRYNENTSWPVGAGHGCVGCSEPVFWDSMTPFYKRLPHVPGFGIEYTADKLGAGLFVGAAAAFFAHGVVKAFRHEIEPSEQSRKEGEK from the coding sequence ATGGGAAGGAAGAAGGGTGAGACTCGGATAAATTCTAAAGAAGAATACGTGGGGATCTCAGAAATTCTGGAGCAAAAGGGGATCTCGCGACGGGACTTCATGAAATTCTGCACTGCCATGTCGGCAGCGCTGTCACTTCCCGCCACATTTGCTCCACAGATTGCCCGGGCCCTTGATGAAGTGAAGCGGCCGACCTTGGTCTGGCTGGAGTTTCAGGACTGTGCCGGGAATACCGAAGCACTTTTGCGGTCAGCCAATCCGACGGTGGCGGAACTGGTATTGGACGTCCTTTCCGTTGATTACCATGAAACCATCATGGCTGCTGCCGGACATCAGGCCGAAGATATCCTGGCGAAGGTGGTGAAGGAACAGAAGGGAAAATATATCGCCGTGGTCGAGGGATCAATTCCACTCAAGGACGGCGGGGTCTACTGCTGTATCGGCGGGAGAAGCGCCCTGGATATAGCCCGTGAAGTGTGCGGCAATGCCTTTGCCACCATTGCCGTCGGTTCCTGCGCTGCTTTCGGTGGTATTCCTGCTGCCGCGCCGAATCCGACCGGTGCGGTAGGCGTCAAGGATGCGGTTCCGGCAGCTACCGTCTTGAACCTTCCCGGCTGCCCTCTTAATGCCGACAATCTTACCGCCACGGTCGTCCATTACCTGACGTTCAACAAGCTCCCGGCAGTCGACAGTCTGGGCCGCCCCCTGTTTGCATACGGCAAGAGAATTCATGATGCCTGTGAGCGCCGGCCCCATTTTGACGCCGGCCAGTATGTGGAAGCCTGGGGGGATGCCGGCCATCGCAACGGCTTCTGTCTTTACAAGATGGGGTGCAAGGGACCGGCGACCTGGCACAACTGCCCGATCCAGCGATATAACGAAAACACCAGCTGGCCGGTAGGGGCGGGTCACGGCTGCGTCGGCTGCTCGGAACCGGTCTTCTGGGACAGCATGACCCCCTTTTACAAAAGACTGCCCCATGTGCCCGGCTTCGGCATCGAATACACCGCCGACAAGCTCGGCGCCGGTCTGTTTGTCGGGGCCGCCGCGGCCTTCTTTGCCCACGGCGTCGTCAAGGCGTTCCGCCATGAAATTGAGCCGTCTGAGCAGAGCAGGAAAGAGGGGGAAAAATAA
- a CDS encoding nickel-dependent hydrogenase large subunit yields the protein MAKLVIDPITRIEGHLRIEAELSNGKVADAWCSSTMFRGIEKILKGRDPRDAWVFTQRFCGVCTTVHAIASIRTVENALGIRAPANAELIRNIVIGIQNVQDHVIHFYHLHALDWVDITSGLKADPAKTAALAASISDWPLNSPTYFKSVQDKLKAFVGRGRLGPFANAYWGHPAYRLPPEANLMATAHYLEALEWQKDVIKIHAILGSKNPHPQTFLVGGMAIALDPNSQSALNDAKIAEIRSLLAKTREFVEKVYIPDLLAVASFYKEWAGIGAGVGNYLSYGEFPRDNSGKREKLWLPQGIIIGKDLTKVHPVDHKKISEYVDHSWYDYSVGQGKGLHPWDGETEQNYSGPKPPYEFLDTSRKYSWVKSPRYEDTPMEVGPLARMLVAYASGHIPVKKAVDGVLAKLNVGPDALFSTLGRTAARGIETLVIAEELPQWLDLLVSNIAGGDLSIHNGEKWDPDRWPAEASGYGFHEAPRGALGHWIRIRNQKILNYQAVVPSTWNASPRDARGVRGPYEEALVGTPMADPQKPLEILRTVHSFDPCLACAVHLVDLQHNELVRINVT from the coding sequence ATGGCCAAGCTCGTCATAGATCCCATTACCAGAATAGAAGGTCATCTGCGCATCGAGGCCGAGTTGAGTAACGGAAAGGTCGCCGATGCCTGGTGCAGCAGTACCATGTTCCGCGGCATCGAAAAGATCCTCAAAGGGCGCGACCCGCGTGATGCATGGGTGTTCACCCAGCGGTTCTGCGGGGTCTGTACCACGGTGCATGCCATCGCTTCCATCCGGACAGTAGAAAACGCCTTGGGAATAAGGGCGCCTGCCAATGCCGAACTGATCAGGAACATTGTCATCGGTATCCAGAACGTGCAGGACCATGTGATCCACTTTTACCACCTCCATGCCCTGGACTGGGTCGATATCACCTCCGGGCTCAAGGCCGACCCGGCGAAGACTGCGGCGCTGGCAGCTTCCATTTCAGACTGGCCGCTCAACTCTCCCACATATTTCAAGTCGGTGCAGGATAAACTGAAGGCCTTCGTCGGTCGCGGCAGGCTTGGCCCGTTTGCCAATGCCTACTGGGGGCATCCGGCCTACCGCCTCCCGCCGGAAGCGAACCTGATGGCTACCGCCCATTATCTCGAAGCGCTTGAATGGCAGAAGGATGTCATAAAAATTCACGCAATTCTCGGCAGCAAAAATCCCCATCCCCAGACTTTTCTCGTCGGTGGCATGGCGATAGCGCTCGATCCCAATTCCCAGTCTGCGCTCAACGATGCGAAGATAGCGGAAATCAGGAGCCTTTTGGCAAAAACACGGGAGTTCGTGGAGAAGGTTTATATACCCGACCTGCTGGCAGTGGCGTCGTTTTACAAGGAATGGGCCGGTATCGGCGCCGGTGTCGGCAACTATCTCAGCTATGGTGAATTCCCCCGCGATAACAGCGGCAAGCGGGAAAAGCTCTGGCTGCCGCAGGGAATCATCATCGGCAAGGACCTGACGAAAGTTCACCCGGTTGACCATAAGAAGATCAGCGAATACGTGGATCACTCCTGGTATGACTACTCGGTCGGTCAGGGGAAGGGACTGCATCCGTGGGACGGTGAGACGGAGCAGAACTACAGCGGTCCCAAGCCGCCCTACGAGTTTCTCGACACGAGCCGCAAATATTCATGGGTCAAGTCGCCGCGCTACGAGGACACACCCATGGAGGTCGGCCCGCTGGCGAGGATGCTCGTTGCTTACGCTTCAGGTCACATCCCTGTGAAAAAGGCTGTGGACGGTGTGCTGGCCAAGCTGAATGTGGGACCTGACGCCCTTTTCTCGACGCTCGGAAGGACCGCGGCCCGTGGCATAGAGACGCTGGTCATTGCCGAAGAGTTGCCCCAGTGGCTTGACCTGCTGGTGTCGAACATTGCCGGCGGCGATCTCTCCATTCATAACGGCGAAAAGTGGGATCCTGACCGCTGGCCGGCAGAAGCCTCCGGGTACGGCTTTCATGAGGCGCCTCGGGGCGCTCTGGGGCACTGGATAAGGATCAGAAACCAGAAAATACTCAATTACCAGGCAGTCGTCCCCAGCACCTGGAACGCTTCCCCTCGCGATGCCAGGGGAGTGCGCGGCCCCTATGAGGAGGCGCTTGTCGGAACGCCGATGGCAGATCCGCAGAAGCCGCTGGAGATATTGCGTACTGTGCATTCGTTCGACCCCTGTCTGGCCTGTGCCGTTCATCTGGTCGATCTGCAGCATAATGAACTGGTGCGGATTAACGTGACGTAG
- the cybH gene encoding Ni/Fe-hydrogenase, b-type cytochrome subunit, whose product MRGPICQYKRYIWQLPVRITHWVNVVAIVVLAVTGLYIGSPKTLALDPSGYVMGWVRFVHFSTGYAFAVSVASRIYWSFVGNKYASWKAYFPAFTAEGRRHMKEMFRYYFFLTREVPETEGHNPLAATAYAGIHLLYLVMIGTGFAIYSEFAPNSIMHKALGWMFAIASSQQIRLIHHGVMWLILAFVCNHVYSAWLMDAKEHGGEVSSIFSGYKFMLDKEK is encoded by the coding sequence ATGCGCGGTCCCATCTGTCAGTACAAACGCTATATCTGGCAATTGCCGGTCAGGATTACCCACTGGGTGAATGTGGTGGCCATTGTCGTTCTTGCAGTTACCGGCCTGTATATCGGTTCGCCGAAAACCCTGGCCCTTGACCCATCAGGCTATGTAATGGGGTGGGTGCGTTTTGTTCACTTTTCAACCGGATACGCCTTTGCCGTCAGCGTGGCGAGCCGCATCTACTGGTCATTCGTCGGCAACAAGTATGCAAGCTGGAAGGCGTATTTTCCTGCATTTACTGCCGAAGGACGTCGGCACATGAAGGAGATGTTCCGCTATTACTTCTTCCTCACCAGGGAGGTGCCGGAAACCGAGGGACATAATCCGCTGGCTGCTACGGCCTATGCGGGGATTCACCTCCTCTACCTGGTGATGATCGGCACCGGCTTTGCTATTTACTCCGAGTTTGCGCCCAATTCAATCATGCACAAGGCCCTGGGATGGATGTTTGCCATAGCAAGCAGTCAGCAGATACGGCTGATCCACCACGGTGTCATGTGGCTGATCCTGGCCTTTGTCTGCAACCATGTCTACAGCGCCTGGCTGATGGATGCCAAGGAGCATGGCGGGGAAGTTTCCAGCATCTTCAGCGGGTACAAGTTCATGCTGGATAAGGAGAAATAG
- a CDS encoding MASE3 domain-containing protein gives MGQSDKKYPLNPTLFNNYESLLLGIAFLFGLYLASLHSYLRFHTLVEIFSVVGACSIFMIAWNTRRFLNNNYLLFIGIAYLFVATIDLLHALSYKNMGVFQTTSVNLATQFRIAARYLQSISLLLAPLFLNRRLKPGLLASCYAAVVALILASIFTGQIFPTCFIEGIGPTPFYKASEYMISLLFLTALVVLLRKRRAFDRHVTLLLTTSIILFIIAELAFALYADDYGTGNLAGHLFRLIGFYLIYRAMIATGLASPYDILFRELKQSEEKFSKAFHTSPMVLTISRLEDGRYVEVNEAFERLLQHRREDVTGRTSIELDIWANPADREKMIQMLKEHGEVRNLELNFKDKEGKAIWGLYSATTIEINGEQLLLSMVNDMTERKRTAEEIEILNTNLTSRAFELELANQELETFSYTVSHDLRAPLTNISSYSQILQTYCGENLDDQCRGYIRNIFEETERMDQLISTLLNFSRLSRNEITREPIDLSIIAEVITAELRLNEPERQVKCIIAKGVTAVGDRKLIQVVLENLLGNAWKYTGKRENAVIEFGVKKSGGNPVYFVRDNGAGFDMVYAEKMFTPFCRLPGTTEFKGHGIGLATVQRIIQRHGGRVWAEGVVGEGATIYFSL, from the coding sequence ATGGGACAATCCGACAAAAAATACCCCCTAAATCCTACTCTGTTCAACAATTACGAAAGTCTCCTGTTGGGGATTGCGTTTCTGTTCGGCCTGTATCTGGCAAGCTTGCACAGCTACCTCCGGTTCCATACCCTTGTTGAAATTTTCTCCGTTGTAGGCGCCTGCAGCATATTCATGATCGCCTGGAACACTCGGCGTTTCCTGAACAACAACTACCTTCTGTTCATCGGCATCGCATATCTCTTTGTTGCGACAATCGATCTCCTCCATGCCCTGTCTTACAAGAACATGGGGGTATTCCAGACTACCAGCGTCAACCTGGCAACCCAGTTCAGGATTGCGGCCCGTTACCTGCAAAGCATTTCCCTGTTGCTCGCACCGCTGTTCCTCAATCGCCGGCTCAAACCGGGTTTACTGGCTTCCTGCTATGCCGCTGTCGTCGCACTGATCCTTGCCTCCATTTTTACCGGGCAGATTTTTCCCACCTGTTTTATAGAGGGAATTGGACCGACCCCTTTCTATAAAGCCAGTGAATACATGATTTCGCTTCTGTTTCTCACCGCCCTGGTCGTCCTCCTGCGAAAACGCCGGGCGTTCGACCGGCATGTCACTTTACTGCTCACCACGTCGATTATTCTGTTCATCATTGCTGAACTGGCCTTCGCACTGTATGCGGATGACTACGGCACGGGCAACCTTGCAGGACATCTTTTCAGGTTAATCGGCTTCTATCTCATTTACAGGGCCATGATCGCGACCGGACTGGCCAGCCCCTATGACATTCTGTTCAGAGAACTGAAACAGAGCGAAGAAAAATTCTCCAAAGCATTCCACACTTCGCCGATGGTGTTGACTATCTCCAGACTGGAAGACGGCAGATATGTCGAAGTCAATGAAGCCTTCGAGCGGCTCCTGCAACATCGGCGTGAGGACGTTACCGGCCGCACATCGATCGAACTCGACATCTGGGCAAACCCGGCTGACCGCGAGAAAATGATTCAAATGCTCAAGGAGCATGGCGAAGTCCGCAATCTTGAACTCAACTTCAAAGACAAAGAAGGAAAGGCGATTTGGGGGTTATATTCGGCAACGACCATCGAAATAAACGGGGAACAGTTGCTGCTCAGCATGGTTAACGACATGACCGAACGGAAACGGACTGCCGAAGAAATCGAAATACTGAATACGAACCTGACAAGCCGCGCATTCGAGCTCGAACTTGCCAACCAGGAACTGGAAACGTTCAGTTACACTGTTTCCCACGACCTCCGCGCCCCATTGACCAACATCAGCAGTTACAGCCAGATACTCCAGACATATTGCGGTGAGAATCTCGATGATCAATGCAGGGGGTACATACGAAACATTTTTGAAGAAACCGAACGGATGGATCAGCTTATCAGCACTCTTCTGAACTTCTCCCGGCTGTCGCGAAACGAGATCACCAGGGAACCGATTGACCTTAGTATCATTGCAGAGGTCATAACAGCGGAACTCAGGTTAAATGAGCCTGAGCGGCAAGTGAAATGCATCATCGCCAAAGGGGTGACGGCCGTAGGGGATCGGAAGCTGATTCAGGTCGTCCTGGAAAATCTTCTCGGCAATGCCTGGAAGTACACCGGGAAAAGGGAAAACGCCGTGATCGAGTTCGGTGTGAAAAAGTCCGGTGGTAATCCCGTCTACTTCGTTCGCGACAACGGGGCCGGATTTGATATGGTCTACGCCGAAAAGATGTTTACTCCCTTCTGCCGCCTCCCCGGTACGACCGAATTCAAAGGGCACGGCATCGGCCTCGCCACGGTGCAGCGAATCATTCAACGCCATGGAGGACGGGTCTGGGCCGAGGGGGTGGTCGGGGAAGGAGCGACCATCTATTTTAGTCTGTAA
- a CDS encoding EAL domain-containing protein — translation MNIPDGLTTAPTLLYVEDDRATRELISLVITNKFPDVTLLQASNGQEGLALFKKHAPDIVLTDMQMPVMDGITMAKEIKQLNKEAKIIVISAHNDTGHIIDAIDIGINHYVLKPINHNKLRAVIGQCMTSIKWERQIREQEKFIRKLSRAVEQSPVAIIITDTSGTIEYVNPRFTQLTGYTSAETIGKKPHILKSGETPPEEYRKLWEIISGGGEWWGEFHNRKKNGELYWASASISPITNGNEQITHFIAFQEDITERKQAEETIKQMAYYDTLTGLPNRHLFNELMHLALAQAHRHNRLLAVLFLDLDRFKHINDTLGHTVGDQLLQASAHRLKECCRRDRDTVARRGGDEFIILLPDIDDVQEAVRVAQKIIDAFTQVFVLPDIELFISTCIGISIFPNDGRDTETLIKNADMAMYRAKEQGRSRYHLYTSSMDEQAFRRLTMENSLRKALQREEFSLYYQPKVNIKTGQIVCLEALVRWQNPEMGLILPNQFIPLAEDTGLIIPLGEWVLRTACAQNKTWQLLNYPPMRVAVNFSPRQFQQPRLTDMVEQILGEADLAPCWLELELTENVMLQNVEKTVQTLNRLSNLGIHISIDDFGTGYSSLSYIKKLPIQTLKIDRSFVHDINTNADDAAIAIAVITMAQSLRLNVIAEGVETLEQMKLLDGLNCPEMQGYLFSKPLPVAEMTTLLSNIKWPDMTWKDPTLH, via the coding sequence ATGAATATCCCGGATGGTTTGACAACCGCTCCGACACTTTTATATGTGGAAGATGACAGGGCAACCAGAGAGCTGATCTCACTGGTGATAACCAATAAATTCCCCGATGTGACTTTATTGCAGGCGAGCAACGGTCAAGAGGGGCTCGCATTGTTTAAAAAACATGCACCGGATATTGTCCTTACCGATATGCAGATGCCGGTCATGGACGGTATCACGATGGCAAAGGAAATCAAGCAGCTGAACAAAGAAGCCAAGATCATCGTCATTTCCGCACACAACGACACAGGCCACATCATTGACGCCATCGACATCGGCATCAATCACTACGTGCTGAAACCGATCAACCACAACAAGCTCCGGGCGGTAATCGGACAATGCATGACCAGCATCAAGTGGGAACGGCAGATCCGTGAACAGGAAAAATTCATCCGCAAATTGTCCCGCGCCGTTGAACAGAGTCCGGTAGCCATTATCATCACCGACACTTCCGGCACAATTGAGTATGTAAACCCCCGGTTTACGCAGTTGACCGGTTATACCTCCGCAGAAACGATCGGCAAAAAGCCGCATATTTTGAAGTCAGGTGAAACTCCACCGGAAGAATACCGCAAATTATGGGAAATCATAAGTGGCGGCGGGGAGTGGTGGGGTGAATTTCATAACCGGAAAAAGAACGGCGAACTCTACTGGGCTTCAGCCTCCATCTCGCCGATTACCAACGGAAACGAACAGATCACCCACTTCATAGCCTTTCAGGAAGACATAACCGAACGAAAACAGGCAGAAGAAACCATAAAGCAGATGGCATACTACGATACCCTCACAGGCCTCCCCAATCGCCATCTGTTCAACGAACTGATGCATCTTGCCCTGGCTCAGGCCCATCGGCACAACCGGCTTCTCGCCGTGCTTTTCCTCGACCTCGACCGATTCAAGCATATCAACGACACTCTCGGCCATACCGTAGGCGATCAGCTTCTCCAGGCTTCAGCCCATCGTCTCAAGGAATGCTGCCGGCGTGACCGGGATACCGTTGCCCGACGCGGCGGTGATGAATTCATCATCCTCCTCCCCGACATCGATGATGTGCAAGAGGCGGTCAGGGTCGCACAGAAGATCATCGACGCCTTCACCCAGGTCTTCGTCCTCCCGGACATCGAGCTTTTCATCAGCACCTGCATCGGGATCAGCATTTTCCCCAATGACGGCAGAGACACGGAAACCCTGATAAAAAACGCCGACATGGCCATGTACCGCGCCAAGGAACAAGGTCGGAGCAGGTACCACCTTTACACATCTTCCATGGATGAGCAGGCATTCCGCCGGCTGACAATGGAGAACAGCCTGCGTAAGGCCCTTCAACGTGAGGAATTTTCCCTCTACTATCAACCGAAGGTCAATATCAAAACCGGCCAGATCGTCTGTCTCGAAGCGCTCGTCCGCTGGCAGAACCCGGAGATGGGACTTATCCTGCCAAATCAGTTCATCCCCCTGGCTGAAGACACCGGACTGATCATTCCCCTCGGCGAATGGGTGCTTCGCACCGCCTGCGCCCAAAACAAAACATGGCAGCTGCTAAATTATCCCCCCATGCGCGTCGCCGTGAACTTTTCGCCGCGGCAATTCCAGCAGCCAAGGCTGACGGATATGGTCGAGCAGATATTGGGTGAAGCAGATCTCGCTCCCTGCTGGCTTGAACTGGAACTGACCGAAAACGTCATGCTGCAGAATGTGGAAAAAACCGTACAGACGCTAAATAGATTGAGCAATCTGGGGATACATATCTCCATCGACGACTTCGGCACGGGTTATTCGTCGCTTTCCTATATAAAAAAGCTTCCCATCCAGACATTGAAAATCGATCGCTCCTTTGTCCATGACATAAATACCAACGCCGACGATGCGGCCATTGCCATAGCGGTCATTACCATGGCACAAAGCCTCAGGCTCAACGTCATAGCCGAAGGGGTCGAAACCCTGGAGCAAATGAAGCTGCTCGACGGCCTCAACTGCCCGGAAATGCAAGGTTATTTATTCAGCAAGCCCCTTCCGGTAGCCGAGATGACCACACTCCTTTCCAACATAAAATGGCCGGACATGACCTGGAAAGATCCAACGCTGCACTAA
- a CDS encoding helix-turn-helix domain-containing protein gives MKEIKPEIRELKLGEKARKLRQERRLTLQELAELTGLSKPLLSQIENDQVTPPIATLLKIAKGLKVGIHYFFEEEGDRQKFVLTRGGSGPASKRRAGSDIVQGYLYRPLAPGIRHKQIEPFLVAFEETAWDDSRFYSHEGVEFIYLLEGELEFHYGQEIMTLQPGDSIYYDSSEPHGYVSIGSQQAKAVAVLYSKD, from the coding sequence ATGAAAGAGATAAAACCTGAAATTCGCGAACTAAAGTTGGGGGAGAAGGCCAGAAAACTGAGGCAGGAGAGAAGGCTCACCCTGCAGGAGCTCGCCGAATTGACAGGCTTGTCAAAACCCCTCCTGTCGCAGATTGAAAACGATCAGGTCACACCTCCCATAGCGACGTTGCTCAAGATTGCAAAAGGGCTCAAGGTCGGTATTCATTACTTTTTTGAAGAAGAAGGTGACCGGCAAAAATTCGTCCTGACCCGCGGCGGTAGCGGACCTGCAAGTAAGCGCAGGGCAGGAAGCGACATTGTCCAGGGATATCTTTACCGACCGCTCGCCCCGGGCATCCGCCACAAGCAAATAGAGCCGTTTCTCGTGGCGTTCGAAGAAACCGCATGGGACGACAGCCGTTTTTACAGCCATGAAGGGGTCGAGTTCATATATCTGCTCGAAGGTGAACTGGAATTTCACTACGGTCAGGAAATTATGACCCTGCAACCGGGCGATAGCATCTATTACGACTCTTCGGAGCCCCATGGATATGTCTCCATCGGCTCACAGCAGGCCAAAGCGGTCGCAGTGCTCTACTCCAAGGATTAA